In the Paenibacillus sp. FSL H7-0357 genome, one interval contains:
- a CDS encoding cupin domain-containing protein — translation MTSYMDYKSPNTQFTFDVNSNTTFKKDANNYINTLSIKELNTLDNTSLLDIFLSKSNVVEPHYHQNAAELVYCISGAAVVSIINPFTNELLHFPICPGQVANVPQGWWHYEVATMDCTHLLAIFNAPVPEVILGSDILSLTPANVLAHTYCLNEAKVKDALAPLQPGTFIGPPADCCEPSKMAGENIAAPNMAPHMPMHVPHAPQAHSFGYQPYANPGYYGQPYVQQYHQQPYAQAYPVYQNMVNPPENL, via the coding sequence GTGACGTCATACATGGATTACAAGTCTCCCAATACACAGTTTACTTTTGATGTAAACAGCAATACAACGTTTAAGAAGGATGCCAACAACTATATCAATACCTTGTCAATTAAGGAATTGAACACCCTGGATAACACGTCTCTGCTTGATATTTTCCTCAGCAAATCCAATGTCGTCGAACCGCATTATCATCAAAATGCTGCGGAGCTGGTCTATTGCATCTCCGGTGCGGCAGTGGTTTCCATAATCAATCCCTTTACGAATGAGCTGCTGCATTTCCCGATCTGCCCCGGTCAAGTGGCGAATGTGCCGCAGGGGTGGTGGCATTATGAGGTCGCAACGATGGATTGCACCCATCTGCTGGCTATCTTTAATGCACCTGTCCCGGAAGTGATTCTGGGTTCGGACATTCTGAGTCTCACGCCGGCGAATGTACTTGCCCATACTTACTGTCTTAACGAAGCTAAAGTGAAGGATGCACTGGCTCCGCTTCAACCGGGTACCTTTATTGGACCGCCCGCGGACTGCTGTGAACCATCAAAGATGGCAGGTGAAAATATCGCAGCCCCCAATATGGCTCCTCACATGCCTATGCATGTTCCGCATGCCCCGCAAGCGCACTCCTTCGGGTACCAGCCATACGCCAATCCCGGCTATTATGGCCAGCCTTATGTTCAGCAGTATCACCAGCAGCCTTATGCCCAGGCCTATCCGGTTTATCAGAATATGGTGAACCCTCCGGAGAATCTGTAA
- a CDS encoding response regulator transcription factor: MRYDVLIVDDEAVLAETTCEYLNMFEVRTAYVTSAAECERFVQEHEPSLILLDINLGESSGFDLCKKLRGTLQIPILFISARSSDDDILIALNIGGDDYIHKPYTLSVLLAKVKAVLKRYGNKDQAEQLEFGQVRIDTQLSRVLVNGEEIRFKTMEYKLLCYLAQHKNRVVPKEELFAKVWEDSFTGDGTLNVHIRHLREKIEYDPNSPQYIKTVWGKGYVLEDSPR, from the coding sequence ATGAGATATGATGTCTTAATTGTCGACGACGAGGCCGTGCTGGCGGAAACTACCTGTGAGTATCTAAATATGTTTGAGGTTCGGACCGCTTATGTAACCAGTGCGGCAGAATGTGAGCGGTTTGTGCAGGAGCATGAACCGTCACTTATTCTACTGGATATTAACCTGGGTGAAAGCTCGGGTTTTGATCTGTGCAAAAAACTAAGAGGGACATTGCAGATCCCGATTCTGTTCATAAGTGCCCGTTCCAGCGACGATGATATTCTGATTGCGCTTAATATTGGCGGAGACGATTACATCCATAAGCCCTATACACTCAGTGTGCTGCTGGCAAAAGTAAAGGCTGTGCTGAAGCGGTACGGTAACAAGGATCAAGCGGAACAGCTGGAGTTTGGTCAGGTGCGGATTGATACCCAGCTCTCCCGTGTTCTCGTAAACGGAGAGGAGATCCGTTTCAAAACCATGGAGTACAAGCTGCTCTGTTATTTGGCACAGCATAAGAACCGGGTGGTGCCGAAGGAAGAACTATTCGCCAAAGTGTGGGAAGATTCGTTTACCGGTGATGGAACGCTGAATGTGCATATCCGCCACCTGCGTGAAAAGATCGAATATGATCCCAACAGTCCGCAATATATTAAGACCGTGTGGGGAAAGGGCTATGTGCTGGAGGATAGTCCGCGATGA
- a CDS encoding HAMP domain-containing sensor histidine kinase — MRSRGVLLTMLAVFIAGVVFSLSIIPEGIDMRLDMVMANDVLKTVEKNWERIEQGDYSGVTQQFAVLDQEGLLRYQTADGMFTGLNEAIRNRDAILDVTVQGVTAGKLIIREDYSAKLKQNKHQLATVITVSFFMMLVLGGLYVFYLQRAFISPFKKLQGFARNVARGNLEVPLNMNKNNPFGVFTESFDIMREQLASARKSEYEANRSKKELVASLSHDIKTPVASIKAVSELMLLRAMDAKDIRQLNMINAKAEQIDLMITDMFHATLEELQELKVKGTEEYSSILDDILQNADLDNRIFHDPIPECMIYADALRLQQVFDNILSNSYKYANTAVTVVTYLTSGYLQIDIMDYGKGVDPDELPLLFNKFYRGQNITGQAGAGLGLYISKYLMQGMQGEIECSNREGGFTVSLRLKLV, encoded by the coding sequence ATGAGGTCCAGGGGAGTGCTCCTGACAATGCTCGCTGTTTTTATTGCAGGAGTTGTTTTTTCGCTGTCCATCATCCCGGAAGGCATTGACATGAGGCTGGATATGGTTATGGCCAACGATGTGCTGAAGACCGTAGAGAAGAACTGGGAGCGGATTGAGCAAGGCGATTACAGCGGCGTCACGCAGCAATTCGCTGTATTGGATCAAGAGGGCTTATTGCGCTACCAAACGGCGGATGGAATGTTCACGGGGCTGAATGAAGCCATCCGCAACAGGGATGCAATCCTTGACGTAACGGTGCAGGGAGTGACGGCAGGCAAGCTCATTATTCGGGAGGACTACAGCGCAAAGCTCAAGCAGAACAAGCACCAGCTGGCGACGGTCATCACGGTCAGTTTTTTCATGATGCTGGTATTGGGCGGGCTTTATGTTTTTTATTTGCAGCGGGCCTTTATCTCACCCTTCAAGAAACTGCAGGGTTTCGCACGGAACGTGGCCCGGGGGAATTTGGAAGTTCCGCTCAACATGAACAAAAACAATCCGTTTGGCGTTTTTACCGAAAGCTTTGACATTATGCGTGAACAGCTCGCTTCAGCCAGGAAAAGCGAATATGAAGCCAACCGCAGCAAAAAGGAGCTGGTGGCCAGCCTCAGTCATGATATAAAAACCCCGGTTGCTTCGATTAAGGCGGTCAGCGAACTGATGCTGCTTCGCGCAATGGATGCGAAGGACATACGGCAGCTGAACATGATTAATGCCAAAGCCGAGCAGATAGATCTTATGATAACGGATATGTTTCATGCGACGCTGGAGGAGCTGCAGGAATTAAAGGTTAAAGGAACTGAGGAATACAGCAGTATCTTGGATGATATTCTGCAAAATGCCGACCTGGATAACCGGATATTTCACGACCCGATCCCGGAGTGCATGATTTATGCGGATGCGCTGCGACTGCAGCAGGTTTTCGACAACATCCTTAGCAACTCCTATAAATATGCAAATACTGCGGTAACCGTTGTTACTTACCTAACCTCCGGTTATTTACAAATCGATATTATGGATTACGGCAAAGGTGTAGACCCGGATGAGCTGCCGCTGCTGTTCAACAAATTCTACCGGGGACAAAATATTACCGGTCAGGCCGGAGCGGGACTCGGTCTTTATATCTCCAAATACCTGATGCAGGGCATGCAAGGGGAGATTGAATGCAGCAATCGTGAAGGCGGTTTTACGGTAAGCCTGCGATTAAAGCTGGTGTAA
- a CDS encoding ABC transporter ATP-binding protein translates to MQNTILRTEKLCKSFSSGGVQQHVLKNLDISLMEGDFTIIMGSSGSGKSTLLYALSGMDRPSLGEVHFANANIAKLSNDQLAIFRRNHCGFVFQQIYLLDNMSVLDNMLASALLVSRNKRELTAKAKQLLSQVGLEEPTWGKFPSQLSGGEAQRAGIVRALINDPKIVFADEPTGALNSASSTNVLDIMTRINRSGQSIVMVTHDFKTALRGNRILYLRDGMICGDLRLDAYDEGQHQARHDKLDAFLAEMGW, encoded by the coding sequence ATGCAGAATACAATTCTCAGAACCGAAAAATTATGTAAAAGCTTCTCTTCCGGCGGAGTACAGCAGCATGTGCTGAAAAATTTGGATATCAGCCTGATGGAAGGGGATTTCACGATTATCATGGGCAGTTCGGGTTCGGGCAAATCGACGCTGCTGTATGCCCTGTCCGGTATGGACAGACCGTCGCTCGGTGAAGTTCATTTCGCGAACGCCAACATTGCCAAGCTGAGCAATGACCAGCTTGCCATTTTCCGCAGGAACCATTGCGGATTTGTCTTCCAGCAAATCTATCTGCTCGACAACATGAGTGTGCTCGACAATATGCTTGCGAGCGCTCTGCTGGTGAGCCGGAATAAGCGGGAGCTGACCGCTAAAGCGAAGCAATTGCTTAGCCAGGTAGGGCTGGAGGAGCCCACATGGGGCAAGTTTCCTTCGCAGCTGTCCGGCGGTGAAGCCCAGCGGGCCGGAATTGTGCGTGCGCTGATCAATGATCCCAAGATCGTATTTGCGGACGAGCCTACGGGAGCGCTGAATTCCGCATCAAGCACCAATGTGCTTGATATCATGACCCGGATCAACCGGAGCGGACAAAGCATTGTTATGGTGACCCATGATTTCAAAACGGCTTTACGCGGCAACCGGATCCTGTACCTGCGCGACGGAATGATTTGCGGTGATCTTCGGCTGGATGCTTATGACGAAGGGCAGCATCAGGCAAGGCATGACAAGCTGGATGCCTTTCTTGCTGAAATGGGGTGGTAA
- a CDS encoding ABC transporter permease yields the protein MNVLNLSWANIKKRKGAAFSLFILILTASLLLNIGITIVSSMGRFYEKKADELHDAHAVITMSASHFKPSTEDYIKSYEGVKEQETERIILIPKAAFRYDKDTDNDFSLRIALLNADNNRNIAPLKLVESIPANDETGILAPYSLKASGGYQLGDSFSLTYQNVTYSYKITGFFESTLMGKPNLALMKFYLPDTTYRELQHKLGADAEGILQSAVFKDSSQSTSFLRDYSAEFPELNDSNDINFWSGDIGQAKSSTLTINIVAMILIVFAAIIVVVSLIVIKFRIADSIEEGIVNIGVLKALGYTSRQISSSFALQFTLTGLAGSVAGVALSYAAVQAFGGIIATLTGLRWPGGTPLGNSLLSIAILMVLVWAVAMGSTWRVRRLQPVAALRGGIVTHNFKRNHLPLHKAKGGLQFLLACKTMLANSRQNLLIGCIITAITFASVFSAVFYYNIAEDKTAFFQMTGAETPNVGIQVQQGQDSERLLKEIKGMNGVEKAVFQDYLTVTINGRQVSSDFSDDYAQMDNNTVVKGRHPKYDNEIVITSTLSRLLGKSIGDTINVDLGKVSEPFLITGLSQSLSTDASLALEGVQRLMPGQQAMSINVYLDGTTSPEFIEAVKSQYPDMLQSVTNAEKSIADSMKVYISAIFTLMVVILAITVLTVSLILYLVIQTGILKRKRELGIMRALGYTTFQLRSQIAMSFLPVVTVGVLIGACLGGLYTNSMLEMLLSSAGIAQVNFTIQAPMIIGLGIGLILFSYLISMLVSHRIKRITAYELITE from the coding sequence ATGAACGTTCTCAACCTCTCCTGGGCCAATATCAAAAAAAGAAAAGGAGCAGCCTTCTCCCTGTTCATCCTGATTTTGACGGCTTCCTTACTGCTTAATATCGGTATCACGATTGTCTCCTCAATGGGAAGGTTCTATGAGAAGAAGGCCGATGAGCTGCATGATGCGCATGCAGTGATTACGATGTCAGCCTCTCATTTTAAGCCCTCCACTGAGGATTATATTAAATCCTATGAAGGGGTAAAGGAACAGGAAACGGAACGGATTATCCTCATCCCCAAGGCTGCTTTCCGCTACGATAAAGACACCGATAATGATTTCAGTCTGCGTATCGCACTTCTGAATGCAGATAACAACCGCAACATCGCACCGCTTAAGTTGGTCGAGTCTATACCGGCAAATGATGAAACTGGGATTTTAGCCCCATATTCTTTGAAAGCCAGCGGAGGCTACCAGTTGGGTGATTCGTTCAGTCTTACCTATCAGAATGTGACTTACAGCTACAAGATCACCGGATTTTTCGAGTCTACCCTGATGGGCAAGCCAAATCTGGCCCTGATGAAATTTTATTTGCCGGACACCACCTATCGTGAGCTTCAACACAAGCTGGGAGCTGATGCAGAGGGGATCCTCCAGTCGGCAGTGTTCAAGGACAGCAGCCAGTCGACATCATTCTTGAGAGATTACAGCGCCGAGTTTCCGGAGCTTAACGACTCGAACGATATCAATTTCTGGAGCGGTGATATCGGACAGGCCAAAAGCTCGACACTCACAATCAATATTGTCGCGATGATTCTGATTGTTTTTGCAGCCATTATTGTGGTGGTGTCGCTGATTGTTATCAAGTTTCGCATTGCGGACAGCATCGAAGAGGGAATAGTGAACATCGGTGTGCTCAAGGCACTGGGATATACGAGCCGGCAGATTTCATCCTCCTTTGCTCTGCAATTTACGCTGACCGGTCTTGCCGGGAGTGTTGCCGGTGTAGCGCTTTCCTACGCTGCGGTTCAAGCGTTCGGAGGCATCATCGCCACGCTGACGGGTCTGCGTTGGCCTGGCGGAACCCCATTAGGCAACTCGTTGCTCAGTATTGCTATCCTTATGGTGCTTGTGTGGGCAGTGGCGATGGGTTCAACCTGGCGTGTACGCAGACTGCAGCCGGTTGCGGCGCTGCGGGGCGGGATTGTGACGCATAATTTCAAGCGCAATCACCTTCCACTGCATAAGGCCAAGGGAGGTCTGCAATTTCTGCTGGCCTGCAAAACAATGCTTGCCAATAGCCGGCAGAACCTGTTAATTGGCTGTATTATAACGGCGATTACGTTTGCATCCGTCTTCTCGGCTGTGTTCTACTATAATATTGCCGAGGATAAAACGGCCTTCTTTCAAATGACCGGTGCCGAAACACCCAATGTGGGCATTCAAGTTCAGCAGGGGCAGGACAGTGAACGGCTGCTGAAGGAGATTAAAGGGATGAACGGCGTCGAAAAAGCGGTCTTTCAGGATTACCTCACGGTAACGATCAACGGTCGTCAGGTGTCGTCTGATTTCTCCGATGATTATGCGCAGATGGACAATAACACAGTGGTGAAAGGCCGCCATCCGAAATATGATAACGAAATTGTGATTACCAGCACTTTGTCCAGGCTGCTGGGCAAAAGTATCGGTGATACGATAAATGTTGATTTGGGCAAAGTGTCCGAACCATTTCTGATCACCGGCCTGAGCCAATCCTTAAGCACAGATGCATCTCTGGCGCTTGAAGGTGTGCAGCGGCTGATGCCTGGCCAACAGGCGATGTCTATTAACGTCTATCTGGATGGCACTACCTCTCCGGAGTTTATTGAAGCTGTGAAATCACAATATCCGGATATGCTTCAGTCTGTAACCAATGCCGAAAAATCCATTGCAGATTCGATGAAAGTGTATATATCAGCCATTTTCACCCTTATGGTTGTGATTTTGGCAATTACTGTACTAACTGTTAGTTTAATTCTCTACCTGGTAATTCAGACAGGCATCCTGAAACGGAAGCGGGAGCTGGGCATAATGCGTGCCTTAGGTTACACGACATTCCAATTGAGATCGCAAATAGCTATGAGCTTTCTCCCTGTAGTAACGGTGGGCGTTCTCATCGGCGCCTGCCTTGGCGGTCTTTATACCAATTCCATGCTCGAAATGCTGCTGTCCAGTGCGGGAATCGCACAGGTGAACTTTACTATACAGGCCCCGATGATCATAGGACTGGGCATAGGCCTTATCTTGTTCTCTTACCTCATATCCATGCTGGTCTCCCATCGGATCAAACGGATTACGGCTTATGAATTGATCACAGAGTAG
- a CDS encoding acrylyl-CoA reductase family protein: MPETFQALVVDKTDTFKVAVQPVTLGELPAGEVLIKVSYSSVNYKDGLASIPNGNILRNYPFIPGIDLSGIVVSSADSRFREGQSVIATSYGIGVSHFGGFSEYARIPAEWVLPLPEGLSLREAMIYGTAGLTAALSIQALEDNGAAPDKGKLLVTGATGGVGGTAVAMLAHKGYTVTASTGRTEEAGYLQTLGAAEVISRGDVGDGTGKPLDKQLWQAAVDSVGGGPLAAVISKITYGGAVAASGLTAGTAVPTTVMPFILRGVSLLGIDSVSCPMEKRLKIWQRMASDLKPAVLEELVDREIALSELPAALEDILKSNTRGRVLVRLS, encoded by the coding sequence ATGCCTGAAACATTTCAAGCTTTGGTTGTGGACAAAACAGACACGTTTAAGGTAGCTGTACAACCGGTGACACTTGGGGAATTGCCTGCCGGTGAGGTGCTGATCAAGGTATCCTACTCCAGCGTGAATTATAAGGACGGCTTAGCCAGCATTCCGAATGGAAACATTCTCCGCAATTATCCCTTCATCCCGGGCATTGATCTGTCCGGAATCGTTGTATCTTCAGCAGACAGCCGGTTCCGGGAAGGACAATCCGTCATTGCCACCAGCTATGGCATCGGCGTATCCCATTTCGGCGGCTTCAGTGAGTATGCCCGGATTCCTGCCGAATGGGTCCTTCCGCTGCCGGAAGGTCTTTCCCTGCGCGAAGCGATGATCTATGGCACCGCCGGATTAACGGCTGCCTTGTCGATTCAAGCGCTGGAGGATAACGGAGCAGCGCCGGACAAAGGCAAGCTGCTGGTAACCGGCGCAACCGGCGGTGTCGGCGGAACAGCCGTAGCGATGCTGGCCCACAAAGGATACACGGTCACAGCCAGCACCGGCAGAACGGAAGAAGCCGGTTATCTGCAGACCCTGGGTGCAGCCGAGGTCATCTCCCGCGGAGACGTCGGCGATGGTACAGGCAAGCCGCTTGACAAGCAGCTGTGGCAGGCTGCTGTTGATTCCGTAGGCGGCGGCCCGCTAGCGGCGGTAATCAGCAAGATCACCTACGGCGGCGCCGTTGCCGCAAGCGGCTTAACTGCAGGAACGGCAGTCCCGACGACCGTGATGCCTTTTATCCTGCGCGGTGTAAGCCTGCTTGGCATTGATTCCGTCTCTTGCCCTATGGAGAAGCGGCTGAAGATTTGGCAGCGTATGGCAAGTGATTTGAAGCCTGCGGTACTGGAGGAACTGGTCGACCGGGAGATCGCCTTGAGTGAGCTGCCCGCTGCATTGGAAGACATCCTTAAATCGAATACCAGAGGCCGGGTACTTGTCCGCCTCTCCTAG
- a CDS encoding TetR/AcrR family transcriptional regulator gives MVRYKKSEEKRKQILYAAFQALTESGYDSVTLQTIADHAEVSKGVVHYYFENKEAVLVELLAWLTGKISAKEQAAVQEQHTATGKLAAYIDSAFAGPAQNRSFYRVYLDFLARASRIPVYREINQRFYDSCAAISTEVLNLGQEEGVFSRELTPDKTSPVIRAIIDGCLIQWLMTDDDDLHATFKESCYTAIIKVLSD, from the coding sequence ATGGTACGTTACAAGAAATCCGAAGAGAAACGCAAGCAGATTCTGTATGCAGCCTTTCAGGCATTGACAGAAAGCGGCTATGATTCCGTGACCTTGCAGACCATCGCAGATCATGCCGAAGTCAGCAAAGGGGTCGTGCATTACTATTTCGAGAATAAGGAGGCTGTGTTGGTTGAACTGCTGGCATGGCTGACAGGTAAAATATCGGCGAAAGAGCAGGCGGCGGTGCAGGAGCAGCATACGGCAACGGGCAAGCTTGCCGCCTATATTGATTCGGCGTTTGCCGGTCCGGCCCAAAACCGTTCATTTTACCGGGTGTACCTCGATTTCCTGGCCCGGGCGAGCCGGATTCCCGTGTACCGGGAAATCAACCAGCGCTTCTATGACAGCTGTGCAGCCATCAGTACCGAAGTGCTGAACCTGGGCCAGGAGGAAGGGGTATTCTCCAGGGAGCTGACCCCGGACAAGACCTCGCCGGTGATCCGTGCAATAATCGATGGTTGTCTGATCCAGTGGCTGATGACCGATGACGATGACCTGCATGCCACTTTCAAAGAATCCTGTTATACAGCAATTATAAAGGTGCTGAGTGACTGA
- a CDS encoding NAD-dependent malic enzyme, translating to MSIATTMIIRLEIRKSVASFGDVASALASAGGDIVAIDVIRAGKDVTTRDITVNVQDAGNKEIITILSNMPGIKVINVSDRTFLAHLGGKIEITPKMPIKNREDLSLVYTPGVARVCMAIAEDPGKAYSLTMKRNTVAVVTDGTAVLGLGDIGPQAAMPVMEGKAMLFKQLADIDAFPLCLDTKDPEEIIAIVKAVSAGFGGINLEDISSPRCFEIERRLSAELDIPVFHDDQHGTAVVALAGLLNALKVVDKQIASCRIVVVGIGAAGVSICRLLLAAGARSIYAVDRQGILSREQAYGNAEWRWLADNTNPEGLSGGLTEALQGADVFIGVSSGGILNVSHLQSMAKDNIVFAMANPNPEIEPELAEPYARVLATGRSDYPNQINNVLCFPGIFRGALDCRAREVNLEMKLAAAQAIASVVQEDERNEQYIIPSIFNEKVVEQVRLAVIKAAIATRTARRIPPDISD from the coding sequence ATGTCCATTGCGACAACGATGATTATCCGTCTGGAAATCCGTAAATCGGTTGCATCTTTTGGTGATGTTGCTTCAGCGCTTGCTTCAGCGGGCGGGGATATTGTGGCCATTGACGTCATCCGTGCAGGTAAGGATGTGACGACAAGAGATATTACCGTAAACGTCCAGGATGCAGGCAATAAGGAGATTATTACGATATTGTCGAACATGCCGGGGATTAAGGTTATTAATGTATCCGACCGGACGTTTCTGGCCCACCTTGGCGGGAAGATTGAGATCACACCCAAAATGCCGATCAAAAACCGGGAGGATCTGTCACTGGTGTATACACCTGGTGTTGCCCGTGTCTGCATGGCGATTGCCGAGGATCCGGGTAAAGCCTATTCGCTTACGATGAAAAGAAACACGGTTGCCGTCGTTACCGACGGAACTGCGGTACTTGGCCTCGGTGATATCGGACCGCAGGCGGCGATGCCGGTCATGGAGGGCAAGGCGATGCTCTTTAAGCAACTGGCAGATATCGATGCGTTTCCCTTATGCCTGGACACCAAGGATCCGGAGGAAATCATCGCGATTGTGAAAGCGGTTTCTGCTGGTTTCGGCGGCATCAACCTGGAGGATATCAGCTCACCCCGCTGCTTCGAAATTGAACGGCGCCTCTCCGCCGAGCTGGATATCCCCGTGTTTCATGACGATCAGCATGGCACGGCAGTTGTTGCTTTGGCAGGACTGTTAAATGCCTTGAAAGTGGTGGACAAGCAAATCGCTTCCTGCAGAATTGTCGTGGTCGGCATCGGAGCAGCCGGCGTCTCCATCTGCCGCCTGCTGCTGGCAGCGGGAGCCCGCAGCATATATGCCGTTGACCGGCAGGGGATTCTCAGCAGAGAGCAAGCTTACGGGAATGCCGAATGGCGCTGGCTGGCGGATAACACCAATCCTGAGGGTTTAAGCGGCGGATTGACGGAGGCGCTCCAGGGGGCGGATGTGTTTATCGGCGTATCCAGCGGGGGCATTCTGAACGTCAGCCACCTGCAGAGCATGGCCAAGGACAACATCGTCTTTGCTATGGCCAATCCCAATCCGGAGATCGAGCCTGAACTGGCAGAACCGTATGCCCGTGTACTGGCGACCGGAAGAAGCGATTATCCGAACCAGATTAACAATGTGCTCTGTTTTCCGGGAATTTTCCGCGGAGCGCTGGATTGCAGGGCAAGAGAGGTGAATCTGGAGATGAAGCTGGCTGCAGCACAGGCCATTGCTTCGGTTGTACAGGAGGATGAGCGGAATGAGCAATATATCATTCCGAGTATTTTTAATGAGAAAGTGGTGGAGCAGGTACGGCTGGCAGTGATCAAGGCAGCTATCGCTACCCGTACGGCGCGCCGTATTCCTCCGGATATTTCGGACTGA